GAAAGCTCGATCTTGTGGTGGGTGAACGGGGGGAAGAACATGATCCCGGCGGCCAGGATCGCCGCCAACGCGAGGGGAAACCGGCAACGGACGGACCCGTCCTCCCGGTCGGCCCACAGGTCGAGGGCGCGCCCGAAGAGGACGGCCAGCGGGGGAAACAGCGGCGCGGCGTAGGTGATGAGCTTCGAGTTGGAGAAGGAGAAGAAGAGGAAGACGAAGAGGACCCAGCAGAAGAGGAACCGCCGATCCTCCGCCGGGAGATAGCCGTCCCGCGCCGCCCACGCGGCCCGAACGGCCCGGCCCGCGAACGCCAGCCACGGAAGAAGACCCCCGACCACGATGGGGAGGAAGAACCAGAACGGCTCGTAACGGTGGTGCATCTTCGTCGTGAAGCGCAGGAAGTGCTCCCGCACGAAGAAGAACCACAGGAAATCCGGATTCGCCCGCTGCACGAGGAGGACCCACGGCAGGGCGATCGCGAGGAACAGGGCGATCCCCGGCAACGAGATCGCCTTCCCGATCTCCCGGTGACGCCGGGACAGCAGCATCCACAGCAGGAGGATCGCCGCGGGGAAGACGATCCCGATCAATCCCTTCGCGAGGAACGCGAGGGCGGCGCCCGCGTACGAGAGGAGCAGGTACCTTCGGCTCTCCCGCTTCCCGGACAGATAGAGGAAGGCGGGGAAGATCGCGACGATCATCGTGACGGCGAGCGTCATGTCGAGGGTGTTGATCCGCCCGATGATGTAATGGTAGAGCGAAGTGGAAAGCACCATGGCGGAGAAGAGGCCGGTCCGGGGACCCGCGAAAACCGCCCCCATCCAGTACGTGAGGAGCACCCCCGCGATCGAAACGGTGGCGGTGAAGAGCCGCGCGGAGAACTCGCTCTCCCCGAAGAAGGCGAAGGAGATCGCGTTTCCCCAGTAGAAGAGCGGCGGTTTCTCGAGGTACACCACGCCGTTCAGGTGCGGGGTGACGAAGTCGCCCCGGGCGAGCATCTCCCTCGGGATCTCCGCGTACCGCCCCTCGTCGGGCTCGAGGAGGGGGAGGGTTCCCAGCCCGGTGTAGTAGAGGACCGCGACGGAGAGGAAGAAGAGGGCGACGGCGCGACGGCTCAAGCGGCGGCTCCGGAGTGCGCTCGTGGCGGCATGCCCGGGATTATATCCCATCCCCCGGCGGGCGGGACACGCCAATCGGCAGGCCGCGGGACTTGTCTGGTATAATGACCCGCATCGCAATTACCCTGTTCCGAGAAGGAGGATGTTATGCGCCGCTACGCCTCGACGGTCGTTGTCCTGCTCGCCGCCGCGGGGATCCTGTTTCCCGCGTTCCCCGCCGCCACCGCGGCGGATATCGTTGTCGCCCCGACCGGGGTGACGATCCCGAAGGGGTACCGCAGCTGGCAGGTCGTCGCGCCGTCCCAGAGGGACGATACGGATGAGATACGGGTGATCCTCGGCAACAACATTGCCATGAAGGCCTTCCGGGCGAATACGCTCCCCTTTCCGGACGGCACGATCCTCGCGAAATTGGCGTGGAAGCGCGTAATGTCCACGGAGTTCCCCAAGACCTTCATACCGGGCGTGGCGCCGCGGATCGAGTTCATGGTGAAGAATTCGAAGAAATACGCATCCACCGGCGGTTGGGGGTTCGGCCGATTCATCGATGGCAAACCCGCGGACGCCCAGGTGCACGCCACGTGTTTCCCTTGCCACCAGGCCAACGTCAAGGATCACGACTTCGTCTTCACACGATACGCGCCATAACGGCGAGGGCGAGGGAGCCATCCCCCGTGGAATTTCACGTCACGCCGCTGCGCAGCGGCAGCTCGGGGAACCTGACGCTCGTGGAGCACGCGGGGACCGTCCTGCTGGTCGA
This genomic interval from Deltaproteobacteria bacterium contains the following:
- a CDS encoding cytochrome P460 family protein produces the protein MRRYASTVVVLLAAAGILFPAFPAATAADIVVAPTGVTIPKGYRSWQVVAPSQRDDTDEIRVILGNNIAMKAFRANTLPFPDGTILAKLAWKRVMSTEFPKTFIPGVAPRIEFMVKNSKKYASTGGWGFGRFIDGKPADAQVHATCFPCHQANVKDHDFVFTRYAP
- a CDS encoding glycosyltransferase family 39 protein, which produces MSRRAVALFFLSVAVLYYTGLGTLPLLEPDEGRYAEIPREMLARGDFVTPHLNGVVYLEKPPLFYWGNAISFAFFGESEFSARLFTATVSIAGVLLTYWMGAVFAGPRTGLFSAMVLSTSLYHYIIGRINTLDMTLAVTMIVAIFPAFLYLSGKRESRRYLLLSYAGAALAFLAKGLIGIVFPAAILLLWMLLSRRHREIGKAISLPGIALFLAIALPWVLLVQRANPDFLWFFFVREHFLRFTTKMHHRYEPFWFFLPIVVGGLLPWLAFAGRAVRAAWAARDGYLPAEDRRFLFCWVLFVFLFFSFSNSKLITYAAPLFPPLAVLFGRALDLWADREDGSVRCRFPLALAAILAAGIMFFPPFTHHKIELSRWVPMVALPALLILAWGAMPLFVRRLSAERVVYLSFLLLALFLTSLNRPAAAYLGQYKSVKNLSSVLSASLRADDVVAQYQTYRQGLPFYTKRRCVLVNEVGELEFGADRAADRKTFFLDDAAFLALWNSPARVFCVFRGEIPAAVRQRIPGHRLLYRSHEGILIVNRL